Sequence from the Nerophis lumbriciformis linkage group LG34, RoL_Nlum_v2.1, whole genome shotgun sequence genome:
GGAGGATGCGACGATGCAGGAGGCACCGGCTTCTCCGCAGATGATGTCGTCTGAATGCAGCACGGGTCAAGAGCCGGAGCCCTGCATCCCGGCTGCGGCCATCTTGGGCGACTCCGACATCCTCCTGTGCTCCAGCGCCGACGAAGCGTCCCTGGCGGACCTGAAGGACGACTTGGACGACCTGGTGCCCAGCCTGGAGATGGAGGCGCTGACGTCCGAGGCGGCCGGGGCGGCCTTCGTCCCCGACATCATGGACCTGAGCGGGCCTCTCTGCCTCCCCGACTGGGAAACCCTGTACAAGTCCGTGGCCGGGGATCTGGAATGTCTGCCGTCTTCCAGCCCCGCTTGCAACTACCGCAGCGTCTTCTCCTTCAACCTCTCGGAGATGGACACCCTGGCGGAGGGCGGCGAGACTCTCAAAGGCGGCCTCAACGCGTCAGAGTTCACGATGGACGGTCTCAACTCTCCAACGCTGCTGGCATTGTAGATGCAAAGAGGGTTTATATGCAATGATGCTCACGTTGTATCCTAAGCAGATTGTTGTAGTTGCTATGTTGTGTACATGTTTACTGTATATGGCAGGGTTGACTTCTTCCATTCTGATGGTGCAATCATCTGAAATGATAAAACATGCATGCAAAAAAGACACCATGTGTTTTATCCCTTAAATGTCACGTGACG
This genomic interval carries:
- the LOC133576440 gene encoding protein c-Fos-like isoform X2 gives rise to the protein MIIMHPDSSAEFDSSSSCSTASPGGDTPGCSMQDSLSSAPEDVDSGDSDCLVPTASAFSSGEKCTLQPPLAPLVSRGKRKRGSKKAKPPGGRKWQKEQETEQLEEEKSGLQSEIEELLKEKERLEQVLASHDSCQLQPAAERDEEDATMQEAPASPQMMSSECSTGQEPEPCIPAAAILGDSDILLCSSADEASLADLKDDLDDLVPSLEMEALTSEAAGAAFVPDIMDLSGPLCLPDWETLYKSVAGDLECLPSSSPACNYRSVFSFNLSEMDTLAEGGETLKGGLNASEFTMDGLNSPTLLAL